One Brassica napus cultivar Da-Ae chromosome C2, Da-Ae, whole genome shotgun sequence DNA window includes the following coding sequences:
- the LOC106370152 gene encoding 26S proteasome regulatory subunit S10B homolog B-like: MYMASMEDGEEEISSRLEAIFTYTCVFNTRNSWQEETKTDKAYLEDLKIALEETEDELNYFTTTHAELVGEVVQPLGKERFLISVLVKVNEGVRLIVNRSSLVNQSKLVSGTRLRDVRDWIERPLIDPDIFERVGVKPPKGVLLYGPPGTGKTLLAKVVSSSLVSKYVGESPLMVREMFKYAPEHQPCIIFLDEIDAIDRRRSCYGEGETKECDRVLIELLSELDGFNELDKVIMATNRPDVLDPALLRPGRIDKKIEFSLPNEDSRIRILKIHASGITKQGDIDYEKVVKLSEGFNGADMRNVCTEAGMLALRAGHDYVVPSDFIKAVTKLGEAKKLESSAQYNADF; the protein is encoded by the exons ATGTATATGGCTTCCATGGAAGacggagaagaagagatatcGAGTAGACTCGAAGCCATTTTTACGTACACGTGTGTTTTCAACACTCGCAACAGCTGGCAAGAAGAAACCAAAACTG ACAAAGCGTATTTGGAAGATTTAAAGATAGCGCTCGAAGAAACTGAAGACGAACTCAACTACTTTACCACTACTCATGCGGAATTGGTTGGAGAAGTTGTGCAACCTCTTGGCAAAGAAAGAT TTTTGATCTCAGTTCTTGTGAAAGTAAACGAAGGAGTTCGTCTCATAGTGAATCGCTCAAGCTTAGTGAATCAGTCGAAGCTTGTTTCTGGAACCAGA CTCAGAGATGTAAGAGACTGGATTGAACGTCCTCTCATAGATCCTGACATTTTTGAACGAGTTGGTGTAAAGCCTCCCAAG GGAGTGCTTCTCTATGGACCTCCTGGTACTGGAAAGACATTGTTAGCCAAA GTTGTTTCTAGCTCGCTTGTTAGCAAATACGTGGGAGAGAGTCCATTGATGGTGAGAGAGATGTTTAAATATGCCCCTGAACATCAA CCTTGCATCATCTTTTTGGATGAGATTGATGCTATTGATAGACGTAGATCCTGCTACGGAGAAGGAGAAACTAAAGAGTGTGACAGAGTCCTCATCGAGCTTCTCTCTGAACTTGATGGATTCAACGAACTTGATAAG GTTATAATGGCAACGAACAGACCTGATGTTCTTGACCCTGCGCTTCTTCGACCTGGTAGAATCGATAAGAAGATAGAGTTCTCATTGCCTAACGAAGATTCCAGAATTAGAATCCTTAAGATTCATGCTTCTGGTATTACTAAACAAGGAGATATCGACTACGAAAAGGTCGTGAAACTATCTGAG GGATTCAATGGAGCAGATATGCGTAACGTATGTACTGAAGCAGGGATGTTAGCTTTACGTGCAGGGCACGATTACGTTGTCCCCAGCGACTTCATCAAG GCTGTAACGAAACTAGGCGAAGCGAAGAAGCTTGAGTCTAGTGCACAATACAATGCTGATTTCTGA
- the LOC106370142 gene encoding 26S proteasome regulatory subunit S10B homolog B — MQPLGKERCNVLDFLDFWFVSDHWLIYTILISVLVKVNEGVRYIVNRSSLAAHSKLVSGTRVSLQRRTFTIMRILPPKVNPFVQKMVYQHDGGDVSYSDLGGLTHQLKDVRDWIERPLIDPDIFERVGVKPPKGVLLYGPPGTGKTLLAKAISSNINSTFLMVVSSSLVSKYVGESSLLVREMFKYAREHQPCIIFMDEIDAIGRRRSSYGEGDTSECDRVLIELLSQLDGFNELDKVTVIMATNRPDVLDPALLRPGRIDKKIEFSLPNEDSRMRIIKIHASGITKQGDIDYEKVVKLSEGFSGADMRNICTEAGMLALRAGHDYVVPNDFIKAVTKLGEAKKLESSAHYSAGF; from the exons ATGCAACCTCTAGGCAAAGAAAGATGTAACgttcttgattttcttgatttttggtttgtttCAGATCATTGGCTTATATATACAATTTTGATCTCAGTTCTTGTGAAAGTAAACGAAGGAGTTCGTTACATAGTGAATCGCTCAAGCTTAGCAGCTCACTCAAAGCTAGTTTCTGGAACCAGAGTTAGTCTTCAGAGAAGAACGTTTACTATAATGAGAATCCTCCCTCCTAAGGTTAATCCATTCGTTCAGAAGATGGTGTATCAACATGATGGTGGTGATGTTAGTTACTCAGATCTTGGTGGGTTAACTCATCAACTCAAAGATGTAAGAGACTGGATTGAACGTCCTCTCATAGATCCTGACATTTTTGAACGAGTTGGTGTAAAGCCTCCCAAG GGAGTGCTTCTCTATGGACCTCCTGGTACTGGAAAGACATTGTTAGCCAAAGCAATCTCTAGCAATATCAATTCAACTTTCTTGATG GTTGTTTCTAGCTCGCTTGTTAGCAAATACGTGGGAGAGAGTTCATTGTTGGTGAGAGAGATGTTTAAGTATGCTCGTGAACATCAA CCATGCATCATCTTTATGGATGAGATTGATGCTATTGGTAGACGTAGATCCAGCTACGGAGAAGGAGATACTAGTGAGTGTGACAGAGTTCTTATCGAGCTTCTCTCTCAACTTGATGGATTCAACGAACTTGATAAG GTGACAGTTATAATGGCAACAAACAGACCTGATGTTCTTGACCCTGCCCTTCTTCGACCTGGTAGAATCGATAAGAAGATAGAGTTCTCATTGCCTAACGAAGATTCCAGAATGAGAATCATTAAGATTCATGCTTCTGGAATTACTAAACAAGGAGATATCGACTACGAAAAAGTCGTGAAGCTATCTGAG GGATTCAGTGGAGCAGATATGCGTAACATATGTACCGAAGCAGGGATGTTAGCTTTACGTGCAGGGCACGATTACGTTGTCCCCAACGACTTCATTAAG GCTGTAACGAAACTAGGCGAAGCGAAGAAACTTGAGTCCAGTGCACATTACAGTGCTGGTTTCTGA
- the LOC106452505 gene encoding lon protease 2-like, translating into MALPHILSSPPSSTSLSPSFKSKPPLSPAFASNLRRCKLTSFRCSSSSFSEKHHNANPPKPDDVVELPLFPLPLVLFPGAILPLQIFEFRYRIMMHTLLESDLRFGVVYSDAVSGSAAEVGCVGEVVKHERLIDDRFFLICKGQERFRVTNLVRTKPYLVGEVTWLEDRPSGEENLDALASEVEVLMKEVIRLSNRLNGKAEKEVQDLRRNQFPTPFSFFVGSTFEGAPREQQALLELEDTAARLKRERETLRNTLNYLTAASAVKDVFPSSS; encoded by the coding sequence ATGGCGCTTCCACACATACTCTCTTCACCACCGTCTTCAACTTCGTTATCTCCGTCTTTCAAATCAAAGCCGCCTCTCTCACCGGCCTTTGCTAGTAATCTCCGACGGTGCAAGCTCACCTCCTTCCGATGTTCGTCTTCCTCTTTCTCCGAGAAGCATCACAACGCGAACCCTCCAAAACCCGATGACGTCGTCGAGCTTCCTCTCTTCCCTCTCCCTCTCGTTCTCTTCCCCGGCGCAATCCTCCCTCTCCAGATCTTCGAGTTCCGTTACCGCATCATGATGCACACTCTCCTCGAGTCCGACCTCCGCTTCGGCGTCGTTTACTCCGACGCCGTCTCCGGCTCCGCCGCAGAGGTCGGATGCGTTGGGGAGGTCGTCAAGCACGAGAGGCTCATTGACGACCGGTTCTTTTTGATATGCAAAGGACAAGAGAGGTTTCGCGTTACGAATCTTGTCCGGACGAAACCTTACCTTGTCGGAGAGGTGACGTGGCTGGAGGATCGTCCTTCCGGGGAAGAGAATCTTGACGCGTTGGCGAGTGAGGTGGAGGTTCTGATGAAGGAAGTGATTAGATTGTCGAACAGGTTGAATGGGAAGGCTGAGAAGGAAGTTCAGGATCTGAGGAGGAATCAGTTTCCGACACCGTTCTCGTTCTTTGTCGGAAGCACGTTCGAAGGAGCGCCTAGAGAGCAGCAAGCGTTGCTGGAGCTGGAGGATACGGCGGCGAGGTTGAAGAGGGAAAGAGAGACGTTGAGGAATACACTCAATTACTTGACTGCTGCTTCTGCTGTCAAAGATGTCTTCCCTTCGTCCTCTTAG